The genomic stretch AAGGAGTTGCTGCCCCATTAGTGAGTaacccagaaaaaaatgttgacatattttatttgaagtatcTGTCACAAATTAATATTGTATATTCAGTTTCTTAATGTATTATACTTTTCAGGGTTCCAGAGGAgtacatttaagaagaaaaaggtgaCAGTGTTAATTtagactttttcattttcttaaagagtACATTCTACCAACAGTGTTGAGATTATCTGGGAGTGGCCGGCTGCGACTCCCATTAGACTTTTAGCTAAGACAGCAATAGAAGGTATATAATCttgaaagcaaaatgagaaaagtcaCCATAACGTGAGTTTAATATGAACACATAAATAATTCTGCTTTCTCTCATCTTTTCCGAATTAAAAATACTCAGTTTtctgataaagacaaaaatttgaCTAATGGCAGGTTTTATAGATGACCTTACCCCTCAACCTGTTTCTAACCTAATTTACATAAATAACTGCCCCATTAATCCTCATGGCACAGCACCATACTGGGTACACCAAAGAGTATGGGAAAACATATGGAGACAGATTTCATTCTTGTCTGTACCCTTTGTgaaaatatggtaaaaatgtttgtttctgaggCTTCATTAAAAAGAGGGTTTTACTTGGGGGCTTGGAATTTAGACTTAACCTCTACTAGAAGTGGTAGGAATGACGTGGTACACCACATTACTGTCCTACTTGAACAATTCTAGGCTCTTATTGGTTGCCTAATGAACAGTTACCAGAAACTAAAAGTAGAAATGGCTTAAATTCCCACTGTGTTTCATAGACTTTTTTGGTGGAATAAGAGGTATTCTGAGCATTTGCTTGtcctgtggctttttcttttacatatagtATGTTTTATGTAGGACATGTAACatgtattaataatttaattgttGAAATTACAACAGCTAAccatttacaattaaaatataagtgGAAGTTAGCAGAAGTTTTCCTTTTGCCTAATTTAATCTTGTGTGCAGACTTTTTGGATACATGGTTTTTCCCTTTACATAAATAGGGTTCTATCTATGATTTGTTTCGCAGATACTGTTCATTAGAGCtagtcaggattttttttttcatacagtaTGTATGCCCCTAGAAGAAGGCCTCAATAATTCAAGGGCTATTCTCAACATTccatttgaaaatagttttttgtttgtttttcattttactctCCTGAAAATGTCTCCTGAGAAGGTTTACACAGTGCCTGCCTTTTGCTCTCATTTGATCACCTCACCTTGGACTTCCCACGGCCAGTACCACTTTCTCCTACTTGGTTCATGTTAGAGACattcccaatttcaaaacctTATCAGATCCCTCCTAGCAAAACCCTgcattttcttttgagatttgAAATGGATTGAAATGAGGATGCCCTGAGTCTCAATGAACACTTTTGTCCTGGAATGTGCAGCTATTTCAGCAGCAGCCTGGTGGCTCAGGTCCAGTTAGGCATTGAAATGACTTATTTAATCACAGGCTcaataaggtgtgtgtgtgtgtgtgtgcttatgtgaACATCTTTACCCATCTATTATGCAGTGTTAAAGCAGCACAAGAACCCAAACTGCTTGCCTCTAGCATTGAGCTGTCCCTGTTTTCCTCTCAGACTGACATGGGGACATTGGAAGCTCCAGCCTCAacaattcagtgattttcctGGACCAGGAGCCCCTGGGTCTTCTGGGAGCTCattatatatacagaatatacattatatatacagaCCTGAATCAAGAATCCTGGCATGGTTCGTATGCACTTTCAAGTCTGCACATACTTGGTGCACACAAGTATGGCTCAAGAGCAGGTGTGCTGATTTTGAAGAAAGTCTAGAGTTTTCCTTTTTGAACATATGTAAGTTCAAGGCATAGCCTGTagtgaggaatcactgaatttAGTACTGATAAAGTCAGAATGCACATTAATCTCCTATTCCAGTTCCTTAAAAAAACTGAGGAATTTATCCCTTTTCTATCCCTCTTCTATACTTTAACATTTCATCAttctccattctttaaaaaagaaaaagccaagtcAGGGTGCCGGGAATGAGCCCAAAAGGAATGAGCCTCGAAAGGAGCCCAGGTGCAGTCTCGCCTTTTTGCTACATACTTAAGGCTTTGTACCCCACTGAAAAAGGAGGGGGGTAATCTTGGAAGCAGTGGACAGAGAGGCGCTCAGGAACAAAGAAGTTAATGAtcgaagaaatgagaaaaaccagAGTAACCAAAATTGGGCAAAAACCTCGGGGAGAAATGGTGGTGGAAGGtaaagggaaggacagaaaaacCAAGTGTCAAAAAGTGTCATAGCCACTGTCTCCTCCCCCGCAACCCGATGCCTCAACACCAAGGCCCTGCTTGTTTATGAAGCTTCATGGCCAGGAGCTGAGATTTGCTTccgaaagggaaaaaaaaaaaaaaaaaaaaaaaaaaaaaaaaatgggtctggCTGTATTTTTCTATCAGAAAGCTGTCTCGGCTTGAGTCTGGGACATCTGGTCATCAACTTGTCCAGCCCAGGGCCGTCCGCCCTGGGCCTTGCTCGCGGCGCCCTGCTGGAGGCCACAGCTGGTGCCCTCTGCAGCCAAGGCGCCCAGCCCGCCTCGGGGGCTCGGgctgggctccgcgctgaccgCTCGGCCCACCGAGGCAGCGCTCTAAAATCGCGCCCGCCTAGGCGGAAGTCGGTCTGGTTAACCCCTCTCTGCCCAAGCCCGGGACCCACCCAGTGTCCTCAGCGCCGCTCTCCATCAGGGAAGTGCCGAGGCCCGAGGAGGGCTGACGCTCTTCTCGAAGACTTCGGCTGCACGGGTCGGAGGTGCCGGGGCCGTGCCTCCGGCACTGGAAGAGTGTGCGCCCCCGGCGTCCGCGCCACGCGCGGCTCTCCCCACGCTCCCCTGCGTCTCCCGGGCGGCGGCTCCCCCTCGGGGCCGCCGGGGAGCTGGGCAGCCTATGCTCAGGCCGCTCGGGGACGTTAGACAATGCACCAGAGCCGGGTGGGCCGCCGGGCTCGGGGATGGCCGCTCAGGCTGCCAGCCCTAGAGGTGCTCGGCGCGGGGCCCGCCCGCCCGTCCGCCAGCCCGCGGGGCCGAGCTCAGCTCCCGCCGCGCGCCTCCTCCTTCTTCCCGCGCGGCTCTGCGCCCCGTGGAAAGCCTCAGGAGGGCAGGCTGGCGGGTGTCGGGCCACGGGAAGGAACTTGGGCCGGGTAAAGCCGCTGCTGCTCTTGGCCCTCTGGTCCGGGCGCAGGGCTGGGTTCCTCTGGAGAGCCAGTGCTGGGAGATTTCTTCCGACATCCCAGGGTCGCTTTGGGCCTCGTGCTATTCATTCGTGCCAACATCCTTTTAAATTGGTTATTTTCTCTATTCCTCCGTAAGTTCTTCCTCATTTTAAACTTACtggcatgtttcttttttccctctccccttcagaTTATATAaacattgcacacacacacacacacacacacacacacacacacacacacgaccagtTTTCAGCATCGATCACTGCGTTGACACCACTTCCACTCTGTCTCCCCAGATCAGCGCTTCCAGCGAACCCATTTGCGCGAGGACTCGGCCCTCTCTGTTCCTGGCGAGGCTTTTGAACCTTGTCGCCAAGCCAGTACCTCAGAGAGAAGGAAGTGCAGTGGGACGCGCGTGCATGGCGCCTGCCCCCAGTTAGATGCTCTTCAGATAATCTGCAACCAAGCTCGctgataaaatatttagtaaagaCCTCGTAAACATCACTGCAAATACATTAAGGCACTTCAGCCCGACAGCTTATGattatttcaaaacttaaaaaggtGATCATAGATTGTCACTGTTTCTGTGCTCGAGCAAGAAACCGAACCTTCCcgaggtgggtggatgggtgggtgagtggcTGCTTTTCGCCCCcacttctccccctccccctcactttcATCGCTGTGGCTCTCAGCggcagtgatttatttatttatgtatgtagtTAAAAAGGTGTGCGGGAGGGGGGGCGGTTCGTCGAGGACACGCAGGACCTTCTCACAAAGGACTGGCTCAGGTGTTATGTGCTTCTGTATTAACTGGAAAAGACAGACTCTGGAACTTTTACAGGGCGAGAAGAGGCCACCGGCTCGCGCTTTGTATACTTTGCACTTGAAATCGTTACATTCAACTGAATATTTGGCTCATTCAGATCCGAAAAGTCTCCTAGCATCATCGAATTCCCTCCTCCGCCCCTCAGCtgaaaggagggaggtggggggggaaggtAGGAAAATGTTTAGTAAATTGCACATCTTTGAATCTTCCTAAAGCAGTGGTCACAAAGCTTAAAGGTGACACAACAGTGCTCACGTAAAGCCAACacacattccccaccccccaagccaACAATAAAATCATCCCCTTCAATTTGCCATGATCGTCGCGACCAGGAGCCAGGTGATTATCCTAATTAATGTCTATCTAATTAAATTACTGTCAGCAGTTAACCAATGGCAGGAGCCGTTTCATCGGCTGCACAAGCAGCAAGATCAAAAGTGAGCCTTTTCTGATTGCTGCATAGTGTCAATTGGCCAATCTCTtctcccagggaaaaaaaaaaagtaaatcaaaccTTTGAGAAGCATTTGCTGGTTGAAGTGCTTTCTGTCTAGTGAGGGGGTCTGTGGATTTCTAGTTTATGATAAATAGGACTTTAAAAACCAGGGACAGGAGGGCGAGTGTTCAGGTTCTAGAGCTATGCAGCTGGAGCACTGCCTTTCTCCTTCTATCATGCTCTCCAAGAAATTTCTCAATGTGAGCAGCAGCTACCCACATTCAGGCGGATCTGAGCTTGTCTTGCACGATCATCCCATTATCTCGACCACTGACAACCTGGAGAGAAGTtcacctttgaaaaaaattaccaggGGGATGACGAATCAGTCAGATACAGACAATTTTCCTGACTCCAAGGACTCACCAGGGGACGTCCAGAGAAGTAAACTCTCTCCTGTCTTGGACGGGGTCTCTGAGCTTCGTCACAGTTTCGATGGCTCTGCTGCAGATCGCTACCTCCTCTCTCAGTCCAGCCAGCCACAGTCTGCGGCCACTGCTCCCAGTGCCATGTTCCCGTACCCCGGCCAGCACGGACCGGCGCACCCCGCCTTCTCCATCGGCAGCCCCAGCCGCTACATGGCCCACCACCCGGTCATCACCAACGGAGCCTACAACAGCCTCCTGTCCAACTCCTCACCGCAGGGCTACCCCGCGGCCGGCTACCCCTACCCACAGCAGTACAGCCACTCCTACCAAGGAGCCCCTTTCTACCAGTTCTCTTCCACACAGCCCGGACTGGTACCCGGCAAAGCTCAGGTGTACCTGTGCAACAGGCCCCTCTGGCTGAAATTTCACCGCCACCAAACGGAGATGATCATCACCAAACAAGGAAGGTAATGCTACATTCTTGGCAGTCGCTGTTCCGGGCACGGCCCGGGGGGCAAGTGCGCCGGGTTGTGACCGCACCGGTAGCGATGATTTGGGGTCGGGAGCGGAGTGGAAGGCGCTCTGGTGCGCCCTGGAGTTGGCTGGTTTTGGAAAAAGGGAAGGTGGAAGGTATAACCGCCGCGGTGAGGTTGGTAAGGGGATTCCCGCGCTAGAGAGGTGGTCTGAGAGCCAGTCAGGGgcgggagaaaggagaaagagagggagagtcccgGCCTGCGGCTGGGAAATCGGAGGGACGCAATAACGGCCGGAACCGAGGACAGGTAGAGAGTTGCGGGTCGCCAACCTCACTCTCCACCTGGGCAGTGACACCTGCCGACTCCCCACGCCAGCTCGCCCGCGGGTCTCCCCGACTTCAGCCCCACTTGTTttcctcccccaccgccccttcTCTAACCCAGCAAACATTCGCTCATCGACGCTGGGAGAACAAGTTTTGCTTTGCTATCTGGCGCCGCGCTTCTTGCATTTAATctttaacatttatgtttttttttttttctcttgttttctcccccccccccccccccccttaatttAAATAGGcgcatgtttccttttttaagttttaacattTCTGGTCTCGATCCCACGGCTCATTACAATATTTTTGTGGATGTGATTTTGGCGGATCCCAATCACTGGAGGTTTCAAGGAGGCAAATGGGTTCCTTGCGGCAAAGCGGACACCAATGTGCAAGGCAAGTCCTTCCAATTAACACATTTTCCTGACACTTATTTAGGTGAGAATGATTAATTAAAGCCTTTGTGGACTGGCTCGAGAGACTTTTAAAACGATCGGCCAATGACTTCTAAAAGGAAACGAGGGGGATAGGGGGACAGACTGAGCAGCGAGAAGGGGGAGGATTATGCAAAAGCTATTTTAATCATCTCCAGTTAATAAGGAGAAAGCGAGgcctaaaaaaaaacccagctaatGGGCCTCACTGTGgtataaggtgtgtgtgtgtgtgtgtgtgtgtgtgtgtgcacgtccTACGTGGTGAGGAGTTGGGACTGGGCAGTGCCCCGGGCATATGTAAACAACGTATTTCTTTCTCTAGGAAATCGGGTCTATATGCATCCGGATTCCCCCAACACGGGGGCTCATTGGATGCGCCAAGAAATctcttttggaaaattaaaacttacaaaCAACAAAGGAGCTTCAAACAACAATGGGCAGGTCAGTGGCTCAAAcgctcctctcttctctctctctctttctctttccttctctcccacacATGTCCCTCACTAACATTCAGTCCATTAGTTTAAATCAGCATGAGAAACTGGGCATATGTTTCTTTGCTTCattaaaaagcctttttaaaaattctatttctatcCTCCTATAAAGTTGCTCTTGCCCTCTGCCCAATTCCCGAGTTCCCGGCCTTCCCTAGTACTGTCCAAATACTTGACTGATTTTGAGAAGGAACCCCCACAGGACCTGCTTGTTGCAAAAATCTTTGTTCCTCCTAAAAGGAGGGCTAGGCGGATCGGGGAGGACCCGAGGATCAGGCAGTCGGGTTCGGTTTTCCTCCCGTCCTCCGGTGCTCTAGGCTCCGGGAGGAACGAGGGCTGGTCTTGCCCCAGCCAGCCAGTCACCAGCCAGGGGAGTCCCGCGGTCAGGTAGCCGGGGCGGCGGGCTCCAGCCAGACCCCGCGCGGCCCGCGGCCCCAGCCCCGCGCACGTTGACCGCGCTAACGCGCCGCCCCGCGCTCCCTTTTCTCCCCGCCGGACAGATGGTGGTTTTACAGTCCTTGCATAAGTACCAGCCCCGCCTGCATGTGGTGGAAGTGAACGAGGACGGCACGGAGGACACCAGCCAGCCCGGCCGCGTGCAGACGTTCACTTTCCCCGAGACTCAGTTCATCGCCGTCACCGCCTACCAGAACACCGATGTAAGCAGGCCTGGGGGCTGGGCGCACGGCGGGCGGCTCCCGCTTCCCCCGGCAGCGGCCCGCGTCCCCGGCGGTGCCCCGCTCGCGCTAACAGCAGCAACAGCTGGCTCCGCGGCGCCTTTAGGGCGGAGGGCTAGGGGCCTGCCGGGCGCCTTCCCTGAATCCCTTGCCGGTGGGAAAACGCTTCTTGTTCGTCTCCATCGCGGGTCACACGGGCCACCTTTGAGGGGCCCAGGATTTCTAGGGCCTCTTCTCTTGGGAATTTTAAGTCAGTTCTCAAACTAGAACAGGTTTAaatctcctcccttccttctttccttccttccttccttccttccttccttccttccttcctccccttctcgcTTTTCCTTTCGAGTCCTTCTTGCCTTTAGGAAACAAGCAGACTTTCCCCTGCATTTTATTCTTGGCAAGCTTTGGCATTatcttaaacaaaaaattaaagcatccgaaataaaaacatcactttTGGGGGGAGCAAAAGAACAGACACATTCACATATCTGGAAAGTACAATAAATCAAATTCCCGGAAGCCTTGGAATGAGTTTTTTTTTAGCACTTGAACTTCAGAATTTGTAAGTTCACGAAAACTTATTTTACTTCTGTTGATTTCACTGCTAGGAGtgatggtgggttttttttttttttttaaacttaaatgaaagtatcagaaatgaaaatatgcatttattttaatttaaagctGGTTTTAAGATGCAGCTGGGAGTTCTTGGGGTTATGAATTAGAAAtgaccaacttttaaaaatgtggtgaaatgtttaaaataggcAACGTTTGGTGATGAATTCAAGTGCCCCttaaagatttttgtctttttataacgagcatttttaaaatgtgcatttgaAGTGACTTAGAACACATAGGAGAGCTAGTTGAAAGCAAAGCTTTAGTGTTAGGCATCATTAACTTAAACATGTTCCTCATAACTTTCATgatgctctctcttttctcctttccattcaTTCCCTCGAAATCTTTGGGTAGGGAAACCTGGCTACTTAATGAAATTGCAGGCCTTAAGCCCCTGTAAAAAAAGTGGTGATTTATTTGCAAACACCTAATCCACCTGTATAGAAGGTGagatcttattcatcttttttttttttttgtcttatccAGATTACACAATTGAAAATAGATCACAACCCCTTTGCAAAAGGATTTCGGGATAATTATGACACGTAAGTAATCTTGCACCTTCCTTCTCAAGTAGTTGTGGAATTGGGCTTTAGGTCAAAGGTGGATGGTCGTGTACAAGGCTTTTGGAAGCTGGAGTCTGTGAAGACAAGGTGTCTTTAAggttttccctttccttttcatgggctccccttctctctgctgacCTTCTGGCTTGGTACTTCTGTAGTTTTGGTCAAAGATTTCCTCCacttatttctgtctttcttatGGGTTACAAAGTTGGTGGCGGGCCtctggggctggctggctgggggagCTGCCCTGGTTCCCGGGTGCACGAGCTGTATGTGGCGCTGCAGGTGCTCAGCTCAGATTGTCTGTGTCTGAAACCGCCCGATCCTGCCGGAAAGTGCATGTGGCTCTGGCAGTTGTTACAGTCTCCTTGgcatatgtggcttttatttaCCCGTTTTCAAGTTTTGTGTAATAGCTTTTCCTGTGCAAGTTTACTATGGACTGAATAAAAATGTGCACCCACCATAGGCAAGGTCATGAGCAGAGCCACTGTTGCAGTTATTTAAGGCTTTGGGAAGGACCCAGGTGCTGTTGCTGTATGTTATTTATaagcttcaaaagaaaaatatttccttttatccttTGCATCTAGGCGTGTTTTAATTAAATGTGTTGGTACCCTTTTCTCCAGGCTTCCCTTAcctatctccatttcttttctatcAAAATGCTGTTCTCTGGGGGCAACGGTAGATGTAAACTTAGTGCTTTCTGGGTTTGTTCTTGCATTCTTGCTCAGAGTTCAGATACAGTGCCCAAGAGTTCAAATACtgttatatagaaaaaaatatatatatatcaaaatctAAATCTGGATTATAGGAATCCCCCACTCTTTTCTGGCCACAAAAGAGAGGGGTAcataaattttgaatttcatgGCTTGCATTAAGTGCCTGGGATAGAGCTACAAACTTGAAGTTCTCTTTGACCAGCAATAGATGAAATTTGTGGAGAATTAGACAAGTGGCTGCTTCTATTCCATCTCCAGGTAGATTGCAAACTTCCCTCCTggtatttttataacaaattgaAAGGAGAGTCATTGATATTTCTGTCTATATCTGTCATGTGCCTCCCCCAAAAGTAGTTCTGAGGAAGCAAGCCTTGTCAAGATGATTCCCTAGAACAAAAACTCAGCTACTCTAGTCCTCACAACCTAAAAATGTGGACCCGGCACTGTGAAAAGTGTGTGGCCCAGGAGACCAGAGATATTGGTCTCTGTACTAGGGGGTCTTGTAGATTTTGAGCTTTTAATTCTGTTGTGAACATCTGttccaaagcattttattttgcacaaatCAGTTCGGTAATCCCATGTGGGTTGGGACCTGGATGGGCATCTAAACTGTATCTTTTGCAGgctgcttttttcttcttaaaatattgtGGTGGtaaacagaagatatttgcacctTGCTGGTTAcgttcccttcctgcctccctctgcttctcttatTTGAACCTGGGATTAAATTTCAGGAGGGAAATTTTGTAGAGCGAGCAGAATGGACTTGAGCAGCAGCAACATTACCCTCATCTGCCCTCCTCTGGCTGACTTCTGTTGGAAAAGTCACTTCCTTTTGATTCTTAAActgtgtatttttcataaaaatgtcttAATCTATACAAACGGACAGGTTTTTAAGGGGTAGGGGAGAGCAGAATGGCTTATGACACCCACCCTTTCCCCTTTTATGTTGAATTTTTGGACATGGCTCACTTTTGGAGAAACAGGGAGAGCAATGAGGGTTCAGGGGGGACTAGAGGATTGCTTGGCCACTCACCAGGGAATCTCCTCCCCAAGGGATTAAGGtctgacaaaactgaggctctctctcaaaacagcgTGTTGATCAAAGATTAAAACATTTATGTGTGAGCTAAATAGAAAGGGAGACATGTGTCTATGTGTAGGAGAAAACACTTCTACCAATCTTGATCCAATCTCTGGTTCTCCCTCAATTCTAATGGGATTTTCTAGGCCCAGGGCCTACAGTGaatctttcattattttacctAAGGTGATTCCCAGGAACACACTTTCTGTCTGTGGGCAATTATTTAACTTccctttgcctcagttttctcatctgtaaagtgggataaTAATGCTACCTAACTGGGAGGATTGTTGTGATGGTCAACTAAATTACTATCTGTACAGCCCTAGataatggtgcctggcacatagtcaaGTTGTGTAACGGTTAGCTATTATTAGTGGGAGATTGCTTAGAGGAGGTCGGTAACCACTGTTAAGAGTTTGCCCCTTAggtgttttttggtgttttttgttgttgtggtttttttgttgttgttgtttgtttgtttgtttgtttttttaccaatAAAGGTCAAAAGCTAGGGAGAGATCAGAGTAAAAAACAGGTTTTCttggagctcctggctggctcagtcagtagagcatgtgactcttgatctcagggtcctgagttcaagacctaccttgagtgtagagcttacttaaaaaaaaaaaaaagtgcaccttTTCTCTGTAACAGAATTGTATTGATTGATGACTTTGTCTCTAAGTAGTAATTCTTGTTAGTATTGGTAGAGGTGGGGGGTAAAGGATCACCTGGGGGAAACAATGGACAGCAAGTACAGTAGAGGCTTCCAGCAGCAAGTCTTCAAGTCTCAGAAGACTGGTGAAGGCCAGGCTTCCATGATTACTACCTGGACAGCCCGAGTGTGTGTCAAATGGAAGAAAGTGTTCTTAAAAGAGTGAAGAAATGGATATCTTGTTTAGAAATTTTGCGCAGTAACTCTCACTACACAGGAAAGGCCCACAGGGCAAGTAACACCGTAGTCCCTGGGCGAATCTGCCCTCATGTTTATAAATACATTGGAGAAGTGGGATGAGtatcccctgctgtgctctgctCTCTGATCCCCCGTGCAGTCggtgagagagagcgagggagagggaagaCTTCCTCTTGGTCTGCATTTTGCTTAGGTTCCTGTATAAGTACATTGATCCCTCTACAATTTCacgatttattttgttttggggaggACGCAGGTCTGTGACCTTTCGTCTCTCTCCATCCTGGACGGCAAGTTACAGACGGACAGTGTGGGGGTGGGCCACAAGTGGAGGTGaccttcccttctgcctcccgAGGGGACCTCTCGGCCACCCCtcggttctctctctctctccttccctcgcAGGATCTACACTGGCTGCGACATGGACCGCCTGACCCCCTCGCCCAACGACTCCCCGCGCTCGCAGATTGTGCCCGGGGCCCGCTACGCTATGGCCGGTTCTTTCCTGCAGGACCAGTTCGTGAGCAACTACGCCAAGGCCCGCTTCCACCCCGGTGCGGGCGCGGGCCCCGGGCCGGGCACGGACCGCAGTGTGCCGCACACCAACGGGCTGCTGTCGCCGCAGCAGGCCGAGGACCCGGGCGCGCCGTCGCCGCAGCGCTGGT from Panthera leo isolate Ple1 chromosome C1, P.leo_Ple1_pat1.1, whole genome shotgun sequence encodes the following:
- the TBR1 gene encoding T-box brain protein 1, producing the protein MQLEHCLSPSIMLSKKFLNVSSSYPHSGGSELVLHDHPIISTTDNLERSSPLKKITRGMTNQSDTDNFPDSKDSPGDVQRSKLSPVLDGVSELRHSFDGSAADRYLLSQSSQPQSAATAPSAMFPYPGQHGPAHPAFSIGSPSRYMAHHPVITNGAYNSLLSNSSPQGYPAAGYPYPQQYSHSYQGAPFYQFSSTQPGLVPGKAQVYLCNRPLWLKFHRHQTEMIITKQGRRMFPFLSFNISGLDPTAHYNIFVDVILADPNHWRFQGGKWVPCGKADTNVQGNRVYMHPDSPNTGAHWMRQEISFGKLKLTNNKGASNNNGQMVVLQSLHKYQPRLHVVEVNEDGTEDTSQPGRVQTFTFPETQFIAVTAYQNTDITQLKIDHNPFAKGFRDNYDTIYTGCDMDRLTPSPNDSPRSQIVPGARYAMAGSFLQDQFVSNYAKARFHPGAGAGPGPGTDRSVPHTNGLLSPQQAEDPGAPSPQRWFVTPANNRLDFAASAYDTATDFAGNAATLLSYAAAGVKALPLQAAGCTGRPLGYYADPSGWGARSPPQYCGAKSGSVLPCWPNSAAAAARMAGANPYLGEEAEGLAAERSPLPPGAAEDAKPKDLSDSSWIETPSSIKSIDSSDSGIYEQAKRRRISPADTPVSESSSPLKSEVLAQRDCEKNCAKDIGGYYGFYSHS